One region of Cucurbita pepo subsp. pepo cultivar mu-cu-16 chromosome LG03, ASM280686v2, whole genome shotgun sequence genomic DNA includes:
- the LOC111790689 gene encoding E3 ubiquitin-protein ligase At1g63170-like — protein MRNSIPQPSSPIRAVDNSPLLAHSVADGLFRSRGFIRRSPQPLRGAVRLLRRASGRQMMLRESSVRVRENAAEQLEERQSDWAYSKPIILLDLLWNLAFVAISFTVIGLSTSEKPSVPLRFWIIGYAMQCIIHMSCVATEYKRRRSTRELVGLDRSGGWTSSEDSNSISGSDGDDYATELTVNDDEPSNLVKHIESANTMFSFIWWLLGFYWVTAGGQELIDDSPQLYWLCITFLAFDVVFVLICVAIACLVGVAICCCLPCIIAILYAVTDQEGATKEEIERLPKYKFNRTGDVEKVNGDLQESTGGMMTKCDTDAPTERFLRSEDSECCICLSAYENGTELRELPCNHHFHCNCIDKWLHMNATCPLCKFNILTPNGSGSEEV, from the exons ATGCGTAATTCGATCCCACAGCCTTCTTCCCCCATCCGTGCGGTGGATAATTCGCCTCTGCTCGCGCACTCCGTCGCCGATGGCCTTTTCCGTTCGCGAGGGTTTATTCGCCGTTCGCCTCAACCTCTTCGCGGAGCGGTTCGTCTTCTCCGCCGTGCAAGTGGCCGGCAGATGATGCTTCGAGAATCCTCCGTTCGTGTCCGCGAGAACGCCGCGGAGCAGCTGGAGGAGCGCCAGAGCGATTGGGCGTACTCAAAGCCGATTATCCTTTTGGACCTTCTATGGAACTTGGCCTTCGTCGCCATTAGTTTCACTGTCATAGGGCTCAGCACGAGTGAAAAACCTTCAGTGCCGCTCAGATTTTGGATCATTGGATATGCTATGCAGTGTATAATTCACATGTCCTGTGTAGCTACAGAGTATAAGCGGCGGCGCTCAACAAGAGAGCTCGTCGGATTGGACCGTAGCGGTGGCTGGACGAGCAGCGAGGATTCAAATTCGATATCCGGAAGCGATGGCGATGATTATGCGACCGAGCTCACTGTGAATGACGATGAACCGAG CAATCTTGTGAAGCATATTGAGTCTGCAAATACCATGTTCTCTTTCATTTGGTGGCTGTTGGGCTTTTATTGGGTAACTGCTGGAGGCCAAGAATTGATAGATGATTCACCTCAGCTATACTG GCTTTGTATTACATTCCTTGCTTTCGACGTCGTATTTGTTCTGATTTGTGTTGCCATTGCGTGTCTTGTTGGTGTTGCAATTTGCTGCTGTCTGCCTTGCATAATTGCCATCTTGTATGCGGTTACCGATCAG GAAGGAGCTACTAAGGAAGAGATCGAACGCTTACCGAAGTACAAATTTAACAGAACGGGTGATGTCGAGAAAGTGAATGGTGATCTTCAAGAATCTACCGGAGGAATGATGACTAAATGTGACACTGATGCACCGACGGAGCGTTTTCTTCGGTCTGAGGATTCT GAGTGTTGCATCTGCCTCTCTGCTTACGAAAACGGAACCGAGCTACGAGAACTTCCCTGTAACCACCATTTTCACTGCAACTGCATCGACAAATGGTTGCACATGAATGCTACCTGCCCTCTCTGCAAGTTCAACATCTTGACGCCGAACGGTTCCGGTAGCGAAGAAGTGTGA
- the LOC111791214 gene encoding BON1-associated protein 2-like, whose protein sequence is MASANISSRTIEITVISGENLQVRGKLIKSDVFVTVRSDLHNKNDSVSTKIDRDAAGFPRWNEKLVVDLPMHSRFLVVEVCRRSSGRKINIVATARVPVADFIAGYLPENHLQFLSYRLRDERGERNGIVNLSVRVKMAAGVEHSLLQKQGIGAPVPLPMPQGKFHGGGGVVTGVPIWSVGYRGRL, encoded by the coding sequence ATGGCGTCTGCTAATATTTCTTCACGAACGATCGAAATCACTGTGATATCGGGAGAGAATCTGCAAGTTCGTGGAAAGCTGATCAAGAGCGATGTGTTCGTCACTGTTCGATCTGATCTTCACAACAAGAACGACTCTGTAAGCACGAAAATCGACCGCGACGCCGCTGGATTTCCGCGGTGGAACGAGAAGCTCGTCGTCGATCTCCCAATGCACTCCAGGTTTCTGGTTGTGGAGGTTTGTCGTAGATCTTCGGGGCGAAAGATCAATATCGTCGCGACGGCTAGGGTTCCGGTGGCGGATTTTATCGCCGGATACTTGCCGGAAAATCATCTGCAGTTTTTGAGTTACAGGTTGAGAGATGAGAGAGGCGAGAGGAATGGAATTGTTAACTTGTCGGTGAGAGTGAAGATGGCGGCAGGAGTTGAGCATTCTTTGTTGCAGAAGCAGGGGATTGGAGCTCCGGTTCCGTTGCCGATGCCGCAAGGAAAATTccacggcggcggcggagtcGTAACCGGTGTTCCGATATGGAGCGTTGGTTATCGAGGTCgattataa
- the LOC111791562 gene encoding BON1-associated protein 2-like: MATTSSRSIEITVISGEDLRIDRKSVKRKTFVTVKFDRQSIGGGGGGRTEIDERGGCYPFWNEKMLMEIPVDAMFLTIEVHCGSISRNRIVGTANVPVSDFLGRYRPENYLHLLSYRLRDRCGERNGIVNISVRVRALESESESETESESEPALTSKAMVGVPVAETASSRRICGGVVIGVPLWSSYS; this comes from the coding sequence ATGGCGACGACGTCGTCTCGGAGTATTGAAATCACCGTAATCTCAGGGGAGGATTTAAGAATCGATCGGAAAAGTGTGAAGAGGAAGACATTCGTAACTGTGAAATTCGATCGCCAGAGcatcggcggcggcggcggcggaagaACGGAAATTGATGAGCGAGGCGGATGTTATCCGTTCTGGAATGAGAAAATGTTGATGGAGATTCCGGTGGATGCAATGTTCTTGACGATCGAGGTGCATTGTGGATCTATTTCCAGGAACAGGATCGTCGGAACGGCGAACGTTCCGGTATCGGATTTTCTCGGACGGTATAGACCGGAAAATTATTTGCATTTACTGAGTTATCGATTGAGAGATCGATGTGGTGAACGAAATGGAATTGTTAACATTTCGGTGAGAGTTAGGGCACTGGAATCGGAATCGGAATCGGAAACGGAATCGGAATCGGAACCGGCGCTAACTTCCAAAGCAATGGTTGGAGTCCCGGTGGCGGAGACGGCGAGTTCCCGCCGGATTTGCGGTGGCGTAGTGATCGGCGTTCCTCTCTGGAGTTCTTACTCTTAA
- the LOC111789897 gene encoding acyl-coenzyme A thioesterase 13-like, protein MAKPSSSATPSSSETPSSETPSSSETPSSSETPSSSATPSLIFDSPTIQIKDMSEEDLRGTIELLNGLGGSGQIPDDCNTKGFYSDIIRGHLRQRRLERGRLTYLLSVKPAVSNRYGFLHGGFVAAAAEFSSIACARTVMAEDKELFLGELSISYLSGAPRNAEVIIDASILRSGKHLNVVAIDFRLQKTGKLIYTARSTLYNMPMAKL, encoded by the exons ATGGCGAAACCTTCTTCTTCAGCAACTCCTTCTTCTTCAGAAACTCCTTCTTCAGAAACTCCTTCTTCTTCAGAAACTCCTTCTTCTTCAGAAactccttcttcttcagcaACTCCTTCGTTAATCTTTGACTCTCCGACGATTCAGATAAAGGATATGTCTGAAGAGGACCTACGCGGAACTATAGAATTGCTCAATGGATTGGGCGGTTCCGGCCAAATTCCGGACGATTGCAACACCAAGGGATTCTATTCCGATATCATTCGCGGTCATCTCCGGCAGCGCCGCCTCGAACGAGGCCGTCTGACCTACCTCCTCTCCGTCAAACCTGCTGTATCC AATCGTTATGGCTTTCTACATGGAGGATTTGTTGCTGCGGCTGCTGAGTTCTCATCAATTGCTTGTGCCCGAACTGTCATGGCAGAGGATAAGGAGTTATTTCTTGGGGAACTAAGCATCTCTTATCTCTCAGGCGCTCCACGAAAT GCCGAGGTCATAATCGATGCTTCTATTTTAAGGAGTGGAAAACATTTGAATGTAGTTGCTATAGATTTCAGACTTCAAAAGACAGGAAAGTTGATCTACACAGCTCGTTCTACCCTTTATAACATGCCAATGGCAAAGTTGTAA
- the LOC111791392 gene encoding LIM domain-containing protein PLIM2c-like yields the protein MSFTGTLDKCKACDKTVYVVELLSLEGNPYHKSCFKCSHCKGTLSMSSYSWMDGVLYCKTHFEQLFKESGNFSKNFQTSKPSEKQNDMQSRAPSKLSSMFSGTQDKCSACTKTVYPLEKVTLEGECYHKNCFRCAHGGCNLTHSSYAALDGVLYCKHHFAQLFMIKGNYNHVLEAAANKKATTPPPESVEEDEAKGDAEAQSEEGAGET from the exons ATGTCATTCACTGGAACATTGGACAAATGCAAGGCTTGTGATAAGACTGTTTATGTGGTTGAGTTGCTTTCCCTTGAAGGCAATCCTTACCATAAGTCTTGCTTCAAATGTAGCCACTGCAAAGGCACCCTTTCC ATGAGTAGCTACTCATGGATGGACGGTGTCCTGTATTGCAAAACTCATTTTGAGCAACTCTTCAAAGAATCTGGAAATTTCAGCAAGAATTTTCAAACTT CCAAGCCTTCCGAGAAGCAAAATGATATG CAATCGAGGGCTCCTAGCAAACTGTCCTCCATGTTCTCTGGAACTCAAGACAAATGCTCGGCCTGCACGAAGACGGTTTATCCATTGGAGAAG GTGACTCTTGAGGGGGAATGTTACCATAAGAATTGCTTCAGGTGTGCTCATGGTGGGTGCAATTTGACACACTCCTCTTATGCTGCTCTTGATGGAGTGTTGTACTGCAAGCATCATTTTGCTCAGCTCTTCATGATCAAGGGCAACTACAACCATGTCCTTGAAGCTGCTGCAAACAAGAAGGCCACCACGCCGCCGCCCGAATCAGTGGAGGAAGACGAGGCCAAGGGCGACGCCGAAGCTCAGTCCGAGGAAGGGGCTGGAGAAACTTAA
- the LOC111791391 gene encoding bifunctional protein FolD 4, chloroplastic-like, which yields MASSMKFTDCSPCATVRLVPSTRTRLRNSDGAGLFHRLLGLSRPAFPRTFVSRSSTSTLPVISASISTEATAEVIDGKLVAKQIREEITAEVSRMKGAIGVVPGLAVILVGDRKDSATYVRNKKKACESVGIKSFEVNLPEDCSEQEVLKYISDFNDDPSVHGILVQLPLPKHMNEQNILHAVSIEKDVDGFHPLNIGRLAMRGEEPLFVPCTPKGCIELLHRYNISIKGKRAVVIGRSNIVGTPAALLLQGEDATVSVVHSRTKDPEELTKQADIIISAVGKANMVKGSWIKPGAVIIDVGINPVEDASSPRGYRLVGDVCYEEAIKIASAITPVPGGVGPMTIAMLLSNTLTAAKRTHNFQ from the exons ATGGCGTCATCGATGAAATTCACAGATTGCTCTCCTTGCGCCACTGTCCGTCTTGTTCCCTCTACTCGAACCAGGCTTCGAAACTCCGATGGCGCTGGTCTCTTTCACCGTCTTCTTGGCCTTTCTCGCCCCGCTTTTCCTAGAACTTTCGTGTCTCGATCTTCCACTTCAACTTTGCCCGTCATCTCTG CTTCAATTTCAACCGAGGCGACTGCGGAAGTGATTGATGGAAAACTGGTGGCGAAGCAGATTAGAGAGGAGATTACTGCCGAAGTATCTCGAATGAAGGGTGCCATTGGTGTTGTTCCAGGCTTAGCAGTCATCCTTGTTGGAGATAGGAAGGATTCTGCAACTTATGTacgaaataagaaaaaagctTGCGAATCTGTGGGTATTAAATCTTTTGAAGTAAACTTACCTGAAGATTGTTCCGAGCAAGAAGTACTCAAGTATATATCCGACTTCAATGATGATCCATCTGTCCATGGCATCCTTGTTCAATTACCATTGCCTAAA CATATGAATGAACAGAATATATTGCATGCTGTTAGCATTGAAAAAGATGTAGATGGATTTCACCCACTAAACATCGGTCGTCTTGCAATGAGAGGTGAAGAACCATTGTTTGTTCCATGTACGCCTAAAGGGTGTATTGAATTGCTGCATAGATATAACATTAGTATCAAAGGGAAGAGAGCTGTTGTAATCGGTCGAAGCAATATTGTAGGAACCCCAGCTGCTCTTTTGCTTCAA GGAGAAGATGCAACTGTTAGCGTCGTTCATTCTCGGACCAAGGACCCCGAAGAGTTAACAAAACAAGCTGATATTATCATCTCTGCAGTTGGCAAAGCCAATATGGTTAAGGGCAGTTGGATCAAGCCCGGAGCAGTTATTATTGACGTTGGAATTAATCCAGTAGAG GATGCAAGTAGCCCTCGTGGATATCGTCTAGTAGGAGACGTTTGTTATGAGGAGGCGATCAAAATTGCTTCAGCCATTACTCCCGTACCCGGGGGAGTTGGGCCAATGACGATAGCGATGCTGCTCTCCAACACACTTACAGCAGCAAAAAGAACACACAACTTCCAGTGA